The genomic DNA ATTGAGTGTAATACTTTTGATAAGCGAAGTGTAGTATTGTTGCGAATTCGTTGACGTTTCTCGTGTGCAAATAGTATGATTACTTTCATCAATGAACCCAAGTCCTGCTTTTGTTATGCGCTAATTTCTTAAAAGAATTCTTCAGGCTAACCCCaaaggtaaatatttttgttactcATGGATGAATgcatgaacatacatatacatatgtacatgtatagaGATgagttatttacatatttatgaataaaagtTTATCAGATTTTTTATATCCGCATTACAATCGGATGTTCTAACCTCACTTATTTTATGTAGTATCTTAGTTTTCTGTCAGGGTCTTTTAATTGTAGTAGTGTATcgaactatttgattacggcgGACATTGGGAACTTTTCTGATAAGGGATATGGgcattaatacatatgtacatttccaAAACAatcaaaactatttgagatacatatgtttttttctgTTACAACTTCAAAGCCCTCTCGCTACATATTAAACTGACgtattttaacaaaacaaaagaaaacaatgtaactttttttgaattgcttgtatttattaacatatacttttttttaattaaaagcaataGCCGCATTAAATATTTCCTTATTGGATTACACTGCAGTAACCGCCTTagctttttgaaatttcaagcTCAACGTGGAAGCATGATTTacccttaaaatatataaaactgttaATTAAACATCACACTTgagcaaattaaattaaatatcttacAGTGTCGTGTGTAATATCCGAATCGACAATAATATTGCCTTTGGCCATGCTCAGCATTGCCTTGTATTTGGACAAATCTACGCGGTGATCGTTTCCGCAGATTTTCTCCTAGATTTTCAGAAAATTAcaaatgttattatattatttatatgtagatttatataatatatactcatataattGTGTATGGATACTCACCGCTGGTACTGGGCAACTGGCCGGAGCACCAAATAGTTTTAACATATCCTTTGCTTCATTCGAAACATGTTCTGCGGCAGCGCAAAGGTCGAATTTGCCCTCCTTTAAGACAATACCAtccttttgaactttaaacttCGATACAGCTGTATTGAAGGCTTTGTTTGTTACGCAGCCCGAAGGCACAATTTCACagtttttattaagtttcaCAGCAAAAGCATCATCCAGCATAATAATAGCATCAGGTCCGGCACAATTTTCCACCTTTACAATTCGAGCCTTGTAACCATTCTGCGACAGTTTCGTTAgttcaaaagttaaaaaatattgtacatcaatattgattttattttacgtCAAACTTACGCAAGCCATAGCGATTTCGAATGCTACGGCGAAGATCAGTAAAATGAAAGAACTAATAGCAGCCATGTTTTAAACCCTTAGATTCTGCTCTTTTTGATCAATAGCGTAGAATTATAAAAAGTTGAAAGCTAAAAGTAAGTGTGCGCGGCAACATTTATATAGTTGCGTAGTGTCGTAATTCGGACGGGACTAACCATCCGTCAAATGGTTggtaattatttcaaaattattcggCATTTGAATATTGCAATCACTGATCGTTCAGGTTAATTGTGCATACTGATAATGATTACACTGAACGGAGCACagtcaaaacaaaaatcatcAGCCGTCCACCAACTCTTTTATGagcttttaaatgtatttttctatgtatatatttttgcaaagttgattacaagcaaaataaaataaaaaaccataatAATGAAATACAACCAACACCGCAGTTAGAGTGATTCCTATTGCCGATAATGTTGCATTATTTCAAATTGCCTACACGCTAGCCGCTATTAATTGAGCGTTACAAATATATATCGCTTCTAAAcgaggtatatacatatatccgttACATTTATTCAAATGTGTTAACAAAGTTTCGAGAGTCGCCTTTAGATCTTTTTAGATACGCGCTCTTTTATGAATGGCGCAGGTggcatttaacaaaaatatgatgattatataaatatatactgttttttaaattactcgCTAAACAttcacattttaatatataggtatataggtatatttgaAAGCGTATTTCATAGATATAGTCGAGAGACGTAATTAAGGGGCTTAGAATCGGTCGGAGAGAtcaacaattaaaatttgttatcaTTAATGTAAAAATAACTGGATTTGTAATTAACAGgtgttcaattaaaattattattttaggttTAATTTATAACAACTAACTGctgttttaaatattacattattgCTAAATTGCAACCAGAGTGACATGAAAGCTTAATGtgcttaaaaaatgcaaattgtcTTGTATAGATATTTAACTTCGTGCATTGAAGGTTCAAAAATGTTGAGCTTTTGTATAAGCTACCAAAGCCTCTTGTAGCTGTTTTTTGAAAGCAGCTCTTTAATAAATCATTGCCTGTCTAAAAACTGCCAACCATAATGACTTTTCGATTCCATGTATAAAGTTGAACGAAAACGTGTGTGAATTTAGTTGGTCTCGcgattaaattgtaatttttaggttatgtatAACTGCACGACTAGCGCGAATGCTCTAAAGTCAAAATTAGTGCATTCAGTTTTTTAAAAgataatgaaaaacaaaactatttaacGAAGATTAACGACTTATATATAGCCATTATTTGGTTCATAGTTAGATACCATGACAtgatttttctgaaacttaTTTCAGAGGAAGGCTTATGTTATGgcataaagataaaataatataatacggAAAAATCTTTAATGCGGTTAAATAATGATGATTGATTCGTTTAAGGAGCTGCCTGAAAGTTTTGTGTCAAAGaatgtttataaaatgtattatattaattaCTCTGCTCTGATGCTGGATCGTGATAAATTTGCAGTGGATCGTAATTTAGTTAAGACTGGAGCAATCTATATCTGAATTTCTAAAAACTCTTTTTAAGcactaagtttcattaagaagTTACATGAGTTTCACggcttcgaaaaaaaaaattgtttattgtcttatttaattctacaagtataataacatATCACTAGAATATTGTCTTAAGctctcaagttgatccgattAATAGTTTTGTAGATTTCGCGCTCGAGATcagctacatatacatatagtcacttaaaactttaaacgcgtttttctcaaaactttgTCTTCAAAGTCGGTTGCCAAGATTACTCGCGAACTACTCAATctgtcttaatgaaattttacatagatatataatttacaaggtcttgaacGAAGGAGTTTGTTTCGTGCAATAacaacgatttaaaaaaaaaagacgtcgagaaatttttaacaaaatttgtatttttgtgtaaaaatgtctgtcaaaaacacaattttcacatttttgtttttgcttcgaGCAATTCCTAGTTTATTGACAATATTCCATTTTTTGCTCGAGGAAACCCATATAAccccatataatataaattaagatTAGTCTTTTTACTCAATATAATCGAACTTTTACAAAAGGTAAAGGATCAATATTGACTAGGACTGACCTTAGTCGTAAAGAAACAGCTGTCAAagacacactaattgacatatagagatcaaacttcaaatgaacatataaaaagtttataGCAATATAGGAACAAAATATGTATCAATGGAGTctgcgcgcgcagtttaaatgaacCAGTCTGAGTCAATTTTGATCTCgatcatatataatttaaatatctgaGTTTCATGTCTCATCTTTTATGTCCGatctttaattaaattgatgcctgtttcattaaaattttattaacattctaCTAAACAATCAGATCTATCGCGATCCTCTCTATCTTTATATGACCTTTTGTGTATCGCTTGCAACAAATACACATTAACTTTTCCTGCAGCAGCGCTTGCATATTAAAATTGCAgcgaatgcaacaaaaacataGCATTCGTTCCACACTTGCAGCAAGTACACGAACCAACGGAAACCGCTGCTTGTGCACATTGCTTGCAGTCGAGACACGAACGCAAATGAAGGCGATGATAAATACGCTAAAAAACTATATACAcgaacaaaaatatatgcatatttgtagtGGTGTACGATTTGGGGGCATTTTGGTTGCGAAAGAGTTTGTTATTAAAGCGATGAACAGTTGAGCAGCGGAATTCAAAGTGTTTATTACGGAAGCGGACTCGCGCAAAGCGACGGTGCAATTCATAGAATAgtgaaatatacaaattaacgcGACTATTAAACTGTCAATACACAGTGGTAATGATTACGTCTAATTTattgtgaaatataatataaaactacATTATGTACAGAGGCTTGCAGTATTGAAAAGTGTGAAAGCATTTGTGTGCACTTGTGAAATTTGCAAAAcgctaataaaaaattgtgtaatgAGCAATTTGGCGCAAAATTTGACAGCTGCAATTTGTTTGAGTTGTTGTCTTCGAtgttttatgcatatttattagAAATTGTGCGCAtttcaaaaattgcaaatttttcgtatttttatacCAAATATTATAAACTTGAACTTGTGTTATGTGTGTAATTGAGCGCCTTAAGAAACATATGCGTTATTAGACAACATGCTatataaaatggaaataaaaatatgcttataCTTACAATAAAGCTGTATCCACAGGTGGTTTCGCTGTTAAGTGCGCtacatgcaaacacacatatacacatatgtatgtgtgtcattTGTCTTTTCATTTAAGCGGTTTTGCTGATTACTATCAATTACTTTTATTCTCGAGTGTTCGTAACTTTTATTGTGCTTCGCTATTTAACTGTTTTGTATTCTGCTTAGTGTTGTGTTTGTTAGATAGTAGATATTAATATTCGCGTACTTATTGAATTTCAGTGAAGTATTTCACTCATTGAAGACGTGCTACGGcaaagtattaataataaacTTATGAAGAAATACTAGTACATATGCAAGTACGTATGAATATACGGTAGATTTgtgataatatatgtatgtacatacctgtGTGTAAGTTGGACATACATGCGTCAGCAATAAGCTGTTCGATGACGGTGTATTGTTGATTGGTTATGATTGACAGAGTGTCACTCGGAAGCTAATCATACCGGAAGGACAACAAATGTTCATATATGTCTGCAtgacatatttatttaaggcatgttgaccaaaaacaaacaaacattagCGGCAgtagaaaaaattttgtgtgtaaattgcgcaattttttaaatattaataaaattactatgaatatttaacaatttattttttattatattatatatattattatcaatatttttacatatataaggCATATATATTGTGCTTAGACTGAAAAATTACGTTTATACACACTCTTATATTTATTAGCCAaaccatacatatgtgtacatatgtatgtaaatgttagTTCAGtatatttaacacatttttccgTACTCAGTTCTTACCTTCTCGCTTAACTTTATTTGCGCATGATTCATCCACTCCAATCCAATATGAGTGTGTTTGTTGCTTAGTGGTAGCAGTCAAAGTCATTTCAGTCAGATGCTTCACCGTTTCCGTTGTACTTGTAAGCCGtatacaagcatatacatatgtatatggtattttattgcatttcattTTGTGAACTGTCTCATTTTACCTCAAGTTAAATAACAAAACTgaaacaaataaagcaaaacaTGTTAACAATACGCatacaatttcaataaaaaaaaactaaaaatggaaaaagtatttaaaatcgTAAGAGAATGAATTGAAAACAAAACGGGTAATAAGTTAATCATTAAACATTCTTTCTTTTGCTTTACCGTTCGTACACACGTTTGTTAACTGCTTAAATTTTGGTCAAATCAGATTGCAGTGAGAGTAAGAAAGCGTTGTAAAAAGGCACGATTTCGTTAAATGCAGCGagtgaaataaaaaactgtGTATTACTACTACCTGCTTTCGAAAGGTTAAAAACACGCTTATGTGTACAACtttataactatatacatacgaaacacatacaaacagctTCTTTTGTGCTATAGAACGAGTTTATATGCGCGTTTGTCTGTTATTGACCGCTGGCGAGTCACCAATTGTTGAGCTTTTTCACGGTTATTGACAGTCATTTATATACTGTTTGCATTggtaagtaaaagaaaaaacttaattttttaaaactaattcataaaatattttataattttttttataaatctttaGTTTTATAATTGCCAAAAGcaatgttatttaaaatttgtatgttgtcAAAAGCAAGTacttattacaacaaaaatatatgctattatgtcatttttcatataaaagtaaTGTCAGTATAcatgaaaagtaaaataatattccagtttttattacaacaaaaaataaattctgttatgatatttttcacaaaaaagtgACGTCAGTTTAcagcaaagtaaaaaaaaaaatacactccACGACCATAAGGTTATCAAAACCCTAAACAGCTACCCAAAATGCGCAATATGCACAATTATTCTGGTTACTAAGTTCTAAAATTATGACAGCAAACACCACATATGATGGATCTCTCTGcacatatttactttttctGGTAAAGTCATTTTGAggattacatatatacatatacatgcatacatacataagtacatctGCTAGTAACTCATTTGAAATTCGtgcaaacaaaatattgtaccATTTAAGAACCAAATTAATATTGCGTTCTTGACGCACTTTGCAGTTAATCAACGGTTTTTGCTTTTGGCTCCCAATTCGCTAAATGCAAATGTAATTTTGTTACGCTCTTAACAATTTACACATATGTcggtatttaaattaagtataagtatacatataaaatcgCATTTATTTGCTtggttgttgtgtttgtttgtttttgcactTAGTTaagaacacacaaacacacatttcCAATATGCTGACAAACAGAGATGATCTCATTTGGTACTTGCTTTGCTCATACTTCGGGCACACTCAAATACCCAGATGCATATATGAGTACAACTACAAATATCttctcaatatattatattttgcatacatgtatattaCATACAGATATGGCAAAGCCTATAGCAATAAATTTTAAGcgaatttttgcaaatatttttaattactttttcttttctagtttttgcaaaaattagaaCTTTACCGTTTTATAAATGGTTTGAGAGAATTTGCGTACGTactcacatattttattaatatgtcaCAAATGTTATCGGTAAAAACgactatatacctatatatatatacgagcgTTTGCAAGCTTAATAAATAAAGTCAATAACTTTgtgtaattaaatttgttattgaaattatttttaccttaaaaattttaaaattttattattcgtTCGAATTATTTGCAAACGAAGTTACTTGcgtaatttacatacatacatgtatgcgtggaaatatacataacatatgtacaatacatataaaaagacagagcattcagtttgtatggcagctatagaatatagtgatctgatctgaacaatttgtttggagattgtactgTTGCTGCttgtttcgtgaagatatctcgtcaaataaaaaatgttttcatacaagaatttgatattAATCGGTCCCTTTGtgtggcagctacatatattattttataggggttcgatatcggcggttctaacAAATGCAACTTCTTGGGCAGAAAaatacttttgtaaattttccgatcgatatctccaaaacagagagactagttcgctttAATATAGACGGGCAGACAGAcatacatggctaaatcgactcagctcgtatatatatatattctttggtTCTCTGAcgcttccttttgggtgttaccaacatcgtggcaaacttaatataccctgttcagggtatacatatatatttgtaacagTGTTGTGTTATTttcgctgtttttttttttaattttctactaGTTCCCAACCTCAAAACTACTTGTCTTGCACCAATATTAAGTAATAGTGATATTCTTaagcttttatattaaaaaaaaagttaatgaatTTTGTGATTTACAGATATTTATTAAGTGTATTGAACGTATGTATTTCTGCGcattcatatattatactttcaaGCACAatctcaataattttcaaacccAACGGACACTCTCTTTTTCATATATCGCAGAAATATTCGAAGAATACCGAATTCAACTGAACCGGAATGAGATAAAACTTTAGCTATTATCAGTAAGGAAGTATTCGAAAATTGCCGTTTGTCTTAAAATCCAAACTGCCTTACGAATGCATGTTGCTTTGTGATAAATAATCAAaacttaagtgaaaaaaatataaacatatttgataCGTTGCTATATAAGCGATAAGTTATGCTGGGGCGTTGGGAATAATTCATTGAAATCGGAATGAATGAACGATAAAAGTCACAatcgttaatttttatttattccttcaaaaaaatttcgcttGTGGAGGACTTGTTTACTCATTGCGCGATTTGCTGCTGATTGTATGAAATTGATTTGTGTCGGCTGTGAGACCGCTACTTAGTAAAAAGAACTACTAAAGCGCTACTTGGTAATCAAAGAgctgtagcaacaacaacaaaatggaataaataattattattataagaaaGAAAATCAAGTAAGGAAGAACCAAGTTCgggcgtaaccgaacattttatactcttgcaacgtaTAAGTATACCTCAAAGGCACCATTTGTGTTaagttttatccgaatatattcattggtgcttgatttgtgtactggaaagtgaatcatatggaatttaaaattgtgctatatgagaagtaggcgtggttgtagtccgattacgtccattttcacaatgtgaCATAGGATCATAAGGGTTATATTAactaccgaatttagttgaaattggtcgagtaggacCGGAAATGTGTGATTtcgcctaaatgtgggcggtgccacgtttATCTTCTTATTTTGACCCCGCTTCCTATTAAGCTCTCTTGCATCATCCTGgggtaaaatttattgtctctgccGCATTCGTTTatggatttatcgcgctttaagttgtttttaacgaaaccgttatatggggagaaggcggggttataatccaatatcatccattttcacactatcggtAAGGGTTCTTATAGAACTTGTcttgagtgaatttggttattttagctTCAGTGGCTTAGAAGATATGTTTATTAAACCTGTTAGAGGGCGAAGCCACAgctttttctcaaaaaaaatttagtacacAGGTGTCTTTCGTCACTGCAATCCCTTGTGCCAAATTACATTTTAACATCTTTATTTGGTGCTTAGATATggcaagttatcgcttgcacagacggacagacagacagtaactcggaattcaactcctctcgttatcctgatcatttatataggtataaccctatatctaactcgattagcttgaggtgatacaaacaaccgttagatgaacaaaactattatactctatagcaacatgttgcaagagtataaaaacagggTGTGAAAAcgaaaacatatgtatacttatttatatgtgCATTGGAATAAACACAATACTAGAAAtatgaaaacagaaaaatatgtggTTTGGCTGAGCGCCAACAAAGCTCAAGACAATTATACTAGTCGTGAGTGATATGCACAATATTCAAAGTACGAGTATATTTATCTAATATGAAATGGATTCTTTTTCGTTTTCTTAGCGCCGGTTAATGTCTTCCGACTCAGATAGGGTCACAGTTGTTAGATCACTATGCTTTTATTAAACGTCTTAAGAAATAGTTTGCATGCTAGGAATAAAATAAgagtaaaaaataagtttaaaaataaataaaaaaacttagtTGTTTGTTATAAAAAGGCTTaccattattaattaaatattgtatatttatacagcGAGTTCGCTGGTGGGATTTTCTCTTCTGTGTTCGATTTATCCCACTTGTTTGTTAGAGCCACCACTCATCAAGTTCTTCATATGACAttcatctatatattatattagcgtataatatattatgtaagtAGAATTTGAAGTGTCGGCAAATCTAAGTTCCCACCTTGACACTTTTATACAATCcagaaatttttcgttttgtgtatgaaaatatttcgatacaCACATGTACTCATCTCTCTTATTCTTCGAGAAAATTTCCTCTATTCGCCGCCAAAAATGCAAGGTTAGAGTGCAAATGCCAGATCGTTAGATCGAGCTATGCTTATCACTaactttgttgaaaattttgactAGCGACAAAATTTTGGGTGCAAGTCAAATTTAGCTAAGGCAATTGTTGAGGATGAGAGTACTGCCtaaagatgttttttttttattttttatttttattttgacaaatatACTCGTACTTTATTTATTGACATCGCTAAGGTTAATATGGAGGGAGCCGCTTACCGCGTAGAAACAAACCTTTTGTACCATCACAACTTTGCGATAAGCAAAACAAACACATTTGAAGGCGTCATAATCAGTTGAAAACACATGAATATCgtgtacacatgtgtgtgtacatgAATGCTATTATCTAACTATTGCATTTTTGTATAGATATGACGTGCATGCAtgctaatatgtacatatgtatgatattaTACCTAATATATACGCAATTGAATTACATATCTACATTAAcaattatgtaagtatgtacgagTGTAAATGGTGAATTTATCTGCAGATAACAGCAATTATCAGTGCCTGCCAGCAACTTTGTTCAAATTTATGCTCTGCACGCTAATAAAAATGGCTAGCATAATAGTTTTTTATCAGCAAATTTATTgcgcgtacataca from Bactrocera oleae isolate idBacOlea1 chromosome 3, idBacOlea1, whole genome shotgun sequence includes the following:
- the LOC106615280 gene encoding uncharacterized protein, which encodes MAAISSFILLIFAVAFEIAMACNGYKARIVKVENCAGPDAIIMLDDAFAVKLNKNCEIVPSGCVTNKAFNTAVSKFKVQKDGIVLKEGKFDLCAAAEHVSNEAKDMLKLFGAPASCPVPAEKICGNDHRVDLSKYKAMLSMAKGNIIVDSDITHDTGKSCFHVELEISKS